GCGGAGGGTCCCCGGCGGCTTCGGCACCGCGAAGTCGCGATCGCGCAGCCCATCGCGGTTCGTGCGGAAGCGAACGCCGAGAATCGTACCGCTGAAGTTCGCCAGGTGCACCGGATAGGAATGCCCGGCGTAGGTCACCGTCTGCATGTACTTCTCGAGCTCGTCGAAGAAGTTCGGCGGCGGGCTCCCGCGCCGCATGAGGGCTTCGAGCAGCCCGAGCGCGAAGCCGGTCGACACGAGCACGAGGACGGCGTGGACGGCGAGCGACCGGAGACGTCCCATGCCTTGGAGAGGAGACGCAGCCCGCCGGGCACCTGTCAAGGATGCGACGCGACGCTTGCGGTTCGGTCAACTCGCAGCTTTGAGCTTGCTACGCTCTCACCGTCCCCGGAACACCGGCTTCCGCTTCTCCTTGAACGCCTTCGTCCCCTCGCGGCAGTCCTCGGACATGGACACCGGCACGCCGATCTCCATCTCCTTCTCGAGCGCCGCGGTGTGGAGGAGGTCGCGTCCGGCGAGAACGGACTTCTTGATCGCCTGGACCGCGAGCGGGCCCGCCTCGTTGATGATGCGGGCGTAGCGGAGCGCTTCGGCCTCGAGTTCGGCGCGCGGGACGACCTTGGAGATGAGCCCCATGTCGAGGGCCCGGCGCGCCGGGATCTGCTCGCCGGTTAGGAGGATCTCCATCGCGTGGCAGTACGGGATCTGGCGCGGCAGCCGGACCGTCGAGCCGCCCATCGGGAAGAGGCTCCACTTCACCTCGGCCAGGCCGAAGAGCGCGTCGTCGGACGCGATGCGGATGTCGGTGCAGGAGAGGATCTCCGTCCCGCCCGCGACGGCGAAGCCGTGCACCTGCGCGATGATCGGCTTGTAGACGTCGTAGTTCCGCAGCAGGCCCTTGTAGATGATGGAGTAGTCGGCGAGGACGCGCTGGTCGAAGTCCGTCTCCGGCGGGCGCAGGCCCTGCATCATGCGGACGAGACGGTCGAGGTCGGCCCCGGCGCAGAAGGCCTTGTCGCCCGCGCCGCGCAGGATCGCGACGTGGACGGCGGGATCGTCGTTCACGTCCTGCCAGGCGTCGGCGAGACGCACCAGCATCTCGGTATTGATGGCGTTGCGGACCTCGGGACGGTTCATCGTGACGAACGCGATGCCGTCCTTCTTCTCGTACAGTACTGCCGGTTCGGACATCGATCAGAGCTCCGTCGACACGACCCACATCGCGAAGTACTGGGCGCCGCCACCGTAGGCGTGTCCCAGCGCGTTCTTCGTTCCTTCCACCTGGTGCGCGCCGGCGCGGCCCATCACCTGAAGCGCGGCCTCGCCGAGGCGCAGCATGCCCGACGCGCCGATCGGGTTCGTGCACAGCACGCCGCCCGACGGGTTGATCGGGAGGTGGCGGCCGAACTTCTGGTCGCCGCGATCGACCACCTTCCAGCCGTCGCCCTCGGCGGCGAAGCCGAGGTTCTCGAGCCACATGGCTTCGAACCACGAGAACGGCACGTAGATCTCCGCGGTCTGGATCTCCTTCCACGGATCCTTGATGCCGGCCTTGTCGTAGACGGCTTTGGCACACACCTTGCCGGCGCGCGGCGAGACCTGATCGCGACCCGGCACCCACATGGCCTCGGCGTACGAGGCTGCGCCCTTGATCCACGCCGGCTTCCGCGGGCCCTTCTTCGCCAGCTCCTGGTTCGAGATGACGAGGGCGATCGCGCCGTCGGACGAGGGACAGGTCTCGAGGTAGCGGATCGGCTCCCAGAGCATCGGGGAGTTCATCACGTCCTCGACGGTCATGGGATCGGTCAGGTGCGCGTACTCGTTGCGACCCGCGTTGTCGCGCGCGTTGGCGGCGATCATGGGGCCGATGTGCGCCGGCGCGCCGGTCTTGGTGATGTAGGCGCGGCAGTACGGCGCGAAGAAGCCGCCTGCGCCGGCGACGAGCGGCGGCGTGAACGGCATGGACGGCGAGAGCGCCCACATGGCGTTGCCCTCGGACTGCTTCTCGAAGGCGACCGTGAGCACGCGATCGAAGAGGCCGGACTGCACGTGCGTCGCGGCCGTGATGGCGGTCGACGCGCCGACCGATCCGGCGGTGTGCACGCGGATCATCGGCTTCATGTGCGCGCCGAGGGCGCCGACGAGCATCTGCTCGGGCTGCGCCACGCCCTCGAGCATGTCGGGCGCCTTGCCGATGACGACCGCGTCGATGTCCTTGTGCTCGAGCCCGGCGTCGGCGAGCGCGCGATCGACCGCCTCGCGCACGAGCCCCATGATGCTGTGGTCGGAGCGGCGGGCCGCGTGCTTCGTCTGGCCGACGCCGACGACGGCAACCGGCCGGCTCATGACCACCTCCGCTCGGTGCCGAGCACCCAGACGATGTTCTGCTGCAGGCAGTGTCCCTGCGCGGCGTGCGCGATGGCGCGCCTGGCACCGGCCACCTGACGTGCGCCTGCGCCACCCGAGAGCTGCCGAAACGTCTCGCCGA
The sequence above is drawn from the Candidatus Eisenbacteria bacterium genome and encodes:
- a CDS encoding enoyl-CoA hydratase-related protein, producing MSEPAVLYEKKDGIAFVTMNRPEVRNAINTEMLVRLADAWQDVNDDPAVHVAILRGAGDKAFCAGADLDRLVRMMQGLRPPETDFDQRVLADYSIIYKGLLRNYDVYKPIIAQVHGFAVAGGTEILSCTDIRIASDDALFGLAEVKWSLFPMGGSTVRLPRQIPYCHAMEILLTGEQIPARRALDMGLISKVVPRAELEAEALRYARIINEAGPLAVQAIKKSVLAGRDLLHTAALEKEMEIGVPVSMSEDCREGTKAFKEKRKPVFRGR
- a CDS encoding thiolase domain-containing protein yields the protein MSRPVAVVGVGQTKHAARRSDHSIMGLVREAVDRALADAGLEHKDIDAVVIGKAPDMLEGVAQPEQMLVGALGAHMKPMIRVHTAGSVGASTAITAATHVQSGLFDRVLTVAFEKQSEGNAMWALSPSMPFTPPLVAGAGGFFAPYCRAYITKTGAPAHIGPMIAANARDNAGRNEYAHLTDPMTVEDVMNSPMLWEPIRYLETCPSSDGAIALVISNQELAKKGPRKPAWIKGAASYAEAMWVPGRDQVSPRAGKVCAKAVYDKAGIKDPWKEIQTAEIYVPFSWFEAMWLENLGFAAEGDGWKVVDRGDQKFGRHLPINPSGGVLCTNPIGASGMLRLGEAALQVMGRAGAHQVEGTKNALGHAYGGGAQYFAMWVVSTEL